A genomic stretch from Mycobacterium paraterrae includes:
- the egtD gene encoding L-histidine N(alpha)-methyltransferase, translating into MTLTLSNHLAADSAFEALCRDVRDGLQSTPKSLPPKWFYDSVGSDLFDQITRLPEYYPTRAEAEILRTHATEIASVTGADTLVELGSGTSEKTRVLLDALRRGGALRRFVPFDVDASMLSLASKAIQEEYPGIEIAAVCGDFEEHLAKIPKGGRRLFVFLGSTIGNLKPVEREGFLAGLADALQPGDSLLLGTDLVKDARRLVAAYDDAAGVTAQFNRNVLTVINRELDADFDVDAFRHVATWNPAEERMEMWLRSERAQRVRIAALNLIVDFEAGEQVLTEVSCKFRPDAVADELARAGLRLSRWWTDAAGDFGLSLSTK; encoded by the coding sequence ATGACGCTGACGTTGTCGAACCATCTGGCCGCGGACTCGGCTTTCGAGGCGCTGTGCCGTGATGTGCGCGACGGACTGCAAAGCACCCCGAAATCTCTGCCGCCCAAGTGGTTCTACGACTCGGTGGGCAGCGACCTGTTCGACCAGATAACCCGCCTGCCGGAGTATTACCCCACCCGCGCCGAGGCCGAGATCTTGCGCACCCACGCCACCGAGATCGCCTCCGTGACAGGTGCGGACACGCTGGTCGAATTGGGCAGTGGGACATCGGAGAAGACCCGGGTTCTGCTGGACGCGCTCCGTCGTGGCGGCGCGCTGCGCAGATTCGTCCCGTTCGACGTCGACGCCAGCATGCTCTCGCTGGCCTCCAAGGCAATCCAGGAGGAATATCCGGGGATCGAGATCGCCGCCGTCTGCGGTGATTTCGAGGAGCACCTGGCCAAGATTCCCAAGGGCGGCCGGCGGTTGTTCGTATTCCTCGGCTCGACGATCGGCAATCTGAAACCCGTTGAGCGCGAGGGTTTCCTGGCCGGGCTGGCCGACGCCTTACAGCCGGGTGACAGCCTGCTGCTGGGCACCGACCTGGTCAAGGACGCCCGCCGCCTCGTCGCAGCCTACGACGATGCCGCCGGTGTGACCGCCCAGTTCAACCGCAACGTACTGACGGTGATCAACCGAGAGCTCGACGCGGACTTCGACGTCGACGCGTTCCGTCACGTCGCCACCTGGAATCCCGCCGAAGAGCGCATGGAGATGTGGCTGCGGTCCGAGCGGGCGCAGCGGGTGCGCATCGCTGCGCTGAACCTCATCGTCGACTTCGAGGCCGGCGAACAGGTCCTCACCGAAGTGTCGTGCAAGTTCCGGCCCGACGCGGTGGCCGACGAACTGGCTCGGGCGGGACTGCGTCTGAGCCGGTGGTGGACCGACGCGGCCGGTGATTTCGGGTTGTCGCTGTCGACCAAGTGA
- a CDS encoding sensor domain-containing protein — protein sequence MACGGIAAAWVIPSAGARPSDPGVVSYAVLGKGSVGNIVGGPMRDESLFTQPFQSYFVDNPVCNNWADIGLPEVYNDPDLASFNGASTQTSPTDQTHFVKQAVGVFASGTAAGAAFHRVVDRTVGCSGQTTPLHLDNGTTQVWSYDGGPAGAADAAWSKQEAGTDRRCFVQTRLRENVLLQAKVCQSGNGGPAVNVLAGAMQNALGQ from the coding sequence ATGGCATGCGGGGGCATTGCGGCAGCCTGGGTCATCCCCTCGGCTGGGGCACGGCCATCCGATCCCGGGGTGGTGAGCTACGCGGTCCTCGGCAAGGGTTCGGTGGGCAACATCGTCGGCGGACCGATGCGGGACGAGTCGCTGTTCACCCAGCCCTTCCAGAGCTACTTCGTCGACAACCCGGTGTGCAACAACTGGGCCGATATCGGGCTGCCCGAGGTCTACAACGATCCAGACCTGGCGTCGTTCAACGGAGCCAGCACTCAGACGTCACCGACGGACCAGACGCACTTCGTCAAGCAGGCGGTCGGGGTGTTCGCCAGCGGTACCGCTGCCGGGGCCGCGTTCCACCGCGTGGTCGACCGCACGGTCGGTTGCTCCGGTCAGACCACGCCCCTGCATCTAGACAACGGCACCACCCAGGTCTGGTCGTACGACGGCGGTCCGGCGGGCGCCGCCGACGCGGCGTGGAGCAAACAAGAAGCCGGCACCGACCGGCGATGTTTCGTGCAGACCCGGCTGCGGGAAAACGTGCTGCTGCAAGCCAAGGTCTGTCAGTCCGGCAACGGTGGTCCGGCGGTCAACGTGCTGGCCGGTGCGATGCAGAACGCGCTGGGGCAGTAA
- a CDS encoding aspartate-semialdehyde dehydrogenase, with product MGANRVSIGVVGATGQVGQVMRRLLDERDFPAADVRFFASSRSQGRKLTFRGQEIEVEDAATADPTGLDIALFSAGATMSRVQAPRFAAAGVTVIDNSSAFRKDDEVPLVVSEVNFADAQHRPKGIIANPNCTTMAAMPVLKVLHDEAQLVRLVVSSYQAVSGSGLAGVSELAGQARAVIDDAEQLVHDGGALSFPEPKTYVAPIAFNVVPLAGKLVDDESGETDEDQKLRNESRKILGIPDLLVSGTCVRVPVFTGHSLSINAEFAQPLSPQRAREILSTAPGVKLVDVPTPLAAAGVDESLVGRIRQDPGAPDGRGLALFVSGDNLRKGAALNTIQIAELLAAEL from the coding sequence ATGGGCGCCAATCGGGTGTCAATAGGCGTAGTGGGTGCCACCGGTCAGGTGGGCCAGGTGATGCGCAGGTTGCTCGACGAGCGGGACTTCCCGGCTGCCGACGTGCGGTTTTTCGCGTCGTCGCGTTCGCAGGGCCGCAAGCTGACCTTCCGCGGCCAGGAGATCGAGGTCGAGGACGCCGCGACGGCCGACCCGACGGGCCTCGACATCGCGTTATTCTCCGCGGGCGCGACGATGTCACGTGTGCAGGCGCCGCGGTTCGCAGCGGCCGGGGTGACCGTGATCGACAACTCGTCGGCGTTCCGCAAGGACGACGAGGTGCCGCTGGTGGTGTCGGAAGTCAACTTCGCCGACGCACAACACCGGCCGAAAGGCATCATCGCCAACCCCAACTGCACGACGATGGCAGCGATGCCAGTGCTCAAGGTGCTGCACGACGAGGCGCAATTGGTTCGCCTGGTGGTGTCGAGCTACCAGGCCGTGTCCGGCAGCGGGCTGGCCGGCGTCTCCGAGCTCGCGGGTCAGGCCCGTGCCGTCATCGACGACGCCGAGCAATTGGTGCATGACGGCGGGGCGCTGTCGTTCCCCGAGCCGAAGACCTACGTCGCGCCGATCGCCTTCAACGTCGTCCCGTTGGCGGGCAAACTGGTCGACGACGAGTCCGGTGAAACCGACGAAGATCAGAAGCTGCGCAACGAGAGCCGCAAAATTCTCGGTATACCGGATCTGCTGGTCAGCGGGACCTGTGTGCGGGTGCCGGTGTTCACCGGTCACTCGCTGTCGATCAATGCCGAGTTCGCGCAACCGCTTTCGCCGCAGCGCGCCCGTGAGATCCTGAGCACCGCGCCCGGGGTCAAGCTGGTCGACGTGCCGACACCGCTGGCCGCCGCCGGTGTCGACGAGTCCCTGGTCGGCCGGATTCGCCAAGACCCCGGCGCGCCGGACGGTCGCGGACTGGCCCTGTTCGTCTCGGGTGACAACCTGCGTAAAGGTGCGGCGCTGAACACCATTCAGATCGCCGAGCTGCTCGCCGCCGAGCTCTGA
- the egtA gene encoding ergothioneine biosynthesis glutamate--cysteine ligase EgtA: MAFAVASQSDSARLTDSEFASASAAAQFIADTCLVDGPLGRIGLEIEAHCYDPADPHRRPTWDEITGVLESLPSMPGRSAVTVEPGGAVELSGPPELGVTAAVGAIAKDQAVLSKSFEAAGLGLVSLGADPLRPAKRVNPGARYRAMERFFTASNTGVAGAAMMTSTASVQVNLDAGPQAGWADRVRLAHALGPVMVAISANSPLLSGEFSGWRSTRQRVWSQLDSARCGPILTASGEEPGIDWARYALKAPVMLVHSPEPVPVTHYLPFADWADGRELLGGRRPTRYDLEYHLTTLFPPVRPRQWLEIRYLDSLPADIWPAVVFTLVTLLDDPVAADLAAEAVEPVATAWDMAARVGLADQRIFVAANRCVAIAAERAPAALGEGVQRLAEAVAQGRCPADDFSDRVIKSGIPATVTALALGEQ, encoded by the coding sequence ATGGCGTTCGCCGTCGCGTCGCAGTCGGATTCCGCACGTCTGACGGACAGCGAATTTGCCAGCGCGTCTGCCGCAGCCCAATTCATCGCGGACACCTGCCTGGTCGACGGTCCGCTGGGCCGGATAGGCCTGGAGATCGAGGCGCATTGCTACGACCCGGCTGATCCGCATCGCCGACCTACCTGGGACGAAATCACCGGCGTGCTGGAATCGCTGCCGTCCATGCCTGGCCGAAGCGCGGTCACCGTCGAGCCCGGCGGCGCGGTCGAGCTCTCCGGCCCGCCCGAGCTGGGAGTGACGGCGGCTGTCGGGGCCATCGCCAAAGACCAGGCCGTGCTGAGCAAATCGTTCGAAGCCGCCGGCCTGGGTCTCGTTTCGTTGGGGGCGGACCCGCTGCGGCCGGCCAAGCGGGTCAACCCCGGCGCGCGTTACCGGGCCATGGAGCGGTTCTTCACGGCCAGCAACACCGGCGTCGCGGGCGCGGCGATGATGACCTCGACCGCCTCCGTGCAGGTCAACCTCGACGCGGGTCCGCAGGCCGGTTGGGCCGATCGGGTGCGGCTGGCGCACGCGCTCGGCCCGGTGATGGTCGCGATTTCGGCCAATTCACCGCTGCTCAGCGGGGAGTTCTCCGGCTGGCGGTCGACGCGCCAGCGGGTGTGGAGCCAGCTCGACTCGGCCCGCTGCGGGCCGATTCTGACCGCGAGCGGTGAAGAGCCCGGCATCGATTGGGCGCGCTATGCGCTCAAGGCGCCGGTGATGCTCGTTCACAGCCCCGAGCCCGTGCCCGTCACGCACTACTTGCCGTTCGCGGACTGGGCCGATGGCCGCGAGCTCCTCGGCGGACGTCGACCCACCCGCTACGACCTGGAGTATCACCTGACCACGCTGTTTCCCCCGGTGCGGCCACGGCAGTGGCTGGAGATTCGCTACCTCGACAGCCTCCCGGCCGACATTTGGCCGGCCGTGGTGTTCACGTTGGTCACCCTGCTCGACGACCCGGTGGCAGCCGACCTGGCCGCGGAAGCGGTCGAACCCGTTGCCACCGCCTGGGATATGGCCGCCCGCGTCGGTTTGGCCGACCAGCGGATCTTCGTCGCCGCCAATCGGTGTGTGGCTATCGCCGCCGAACGTGCGCCCGCGGCGCTCGGCGAGGGTGTGCAACGCCTGGCCGAGGCGGTGGCGCAAGGCCGCTGCCCGGCCGACGACTTCTCCGACCGGGTGATCAAGAGCGGCATTCCGGCGACGGTGACCGCCCTGGCGCTAGGGGAGCAGTGA
- a CDS encoding DUF4185 domain-containing protein: MSLTRRSLIAAVLLVCQSFWPARADPPAPVPQPVLPSLAPGEVVRIGPAAGTGTPTRDYGIGATDLCVFMAFPTDVLQVCGDSFAGQGVGFGGYYSPVALRVDTSSVDDPDGVTYTGVVGINEPLLAEPTPPGASQLPAGVVQINRKNFMLVATTRDLVPQSSRLVEAQPAQGLWPTVPGSVRDAGYAGGGQSQISGYYDPIPTADSQSGWVYIVADNFDRSQPLVLYRVAPENFGDRSRWQGWAPGPDGGWGKPPIPLWEEQIGEISLTQIDGKSVLSYFNSTTGNMELRVADDPISLDSAPVTTVVRHDDWPEPAESLPPPQDNRLAQPYGGYISPGSTLDEVRVFVSQWHNSDPRARSPYRVIQFAVNPLKP, from the coding sequence GTGAGCCTGACCCGGCGCTCACTGATCGCCGCCGTTCTGCTTGTCTGCCAAAGCTTTTGGCCCGCGCGTGCCGACCCACCCGCTCCGGTGCCGCAGCCGGTACTTCCGTCGCTGGCACCCGGTGAGGTGGTTCGCATCGGCCCCGCCGCGGGCACCGGTACGCCCACCCGCGACTACGGCATCGGCGCCACGGATCTGTGTGTGTTCATGGCATTCCCGACCGATGTCCTGCAGGTCTGCGGCGACAGTTTCGCCGGTCAGGGCGTGGGTTTCGGCGGCTACTACTCACCGGTCGCGCTGCGGGTCGACACGTCGTCGGTCGACGACCCGGACGGCGTGACATACACCGGGGTGGTCGGCATCAACGAGCCGCTGCTTGCCGAGCCGACTCCGCCGGGCGCCTCGCAGCTGCCGGCTGGCGTCGTGCAGATCAATCGGAAGAACTTCATGCTGGTTGCCACCACCAGAGACCTCGTCCCGCAGAGTTCACGGTTGGTCGAAGCCCAACCCGCACAGGGACTTTGGCCGACCGTGCCGGGATCGGTCCGCGACGCCGGCTATGCCGGCGGAGGACAGTCGCAGATCAGCGGCTACTACGACCCGATTCCGACGGCCGACTCGCAGAGCGGCTGGGTGTACATCGTCGCCGACAACTTCGACCGCAGTCAGCCGCTGGTGCTCTACCGCGTCGCGCCGGAGAACTTCGGCGACCGGTCCCGCTGGCAGGGCTGGGCGCCTGGACCGGACGGGGGTTGGGGAAAACCGCCAATACCGTTGTGGGAAGAGCAGATCGGTGAGATCAGCCTGACGCAGATCGACGGAAAGTCCGTGCTGTCGTATTTCAATTCCACGACCGGCAACATGGAGCTGCGGGTAGCTGACGACCCGATTTCACTCGACAGCGCACCGGTCACCACCGTCGTCCGGCACGACGACTGGCCAGAGCCGGCGGAAAGCCTTCCGCCTCCACAGGACAACCGGCTGGCCCAGCCGTATGGCGGCTATATTTCGCCCGGCTCGACGCTCGACGAGGTGCGGGTCTTCGTCAGCCAATGGCACAACTCCGACCCGCGAGCCCGCTCGCCGTACCGGGTCATCCAGTTCGCAGTGAACCCGCTCAAGCCCTAG
- the egtB gene encoding ergothioneine biosynthesis protein EgtB gives MTSRETLVRDMQRARERTLRLVDFDDAELRRQYDPLMSPLVWDLAHIGQQEELWLLRGGNPDRPGILSSAVESLYDAFVHSRASRVDLPLLSPEQARSYCRTVRAASLDALDRLPDEPDHNFVYGLVVSHENQHDETMLQALNLRVGPALLSEAGTLPAGRPELAGTSVEIPGGPFVLGVDAVDEPFSLDNERPAHVVDVPTFRIGRVPVTNGEWRQFIDDGGYAQPRWWSARGWEHRIAAELTAPQFWSRDGQTRTRFGVVEDIPADEPVQHVSYFEAEAYASWAGARLPTEREWEKACAWDPQAGARRRYPWGADEPSPARANLGGGALRPAPVGAYPAGASAYGVEQMLGDVWEWTSSQLEPWPGFTPMIYRRYSEPFFGEDYRVLRGGAWAVESGIVRPSFRNWDHPYRRQIFSGVRLAWSDDADPEDGR, from the coding sequence GTGACGTCACGCGAAACGCTGGTCCGCGATATGCAGCGGGCACGCGAAAGGACCCTGCGGCTGGTGGATTTCGACGACGCCGAACTGCGTCGTCAGTACGACCCGTTGATGAGTCCGCTGGTCTGGGACTTGGCGCACATCGGGCAGCAAGAAGAGCTCTGGCTGCTGCGCGGTGGCAATCCGGATCGGCCGGGAATCCTGTCCAGCGCCGTGGAGAGCCTTTACGACGCGTTCGTGCACTCCCGCGCCAGCCGGGTCGATCTGCCGCTGTTGTCCCCCGAGCAGGCGCGCAGCTACTGCCGGACCGTGCGGGCGGCGTCGCTGGATGCGCTCGACCGGCTGCCTGACGAGCCCGACCACAACTTCGTGTACGGCTTGGTGGTCAGCCACGAGAACCAACACGACGAGACCATGCTCCAGGCGCTGAACCTGCGCGTCGGACCGGCGTTGCTGTCCGAAGCGGGCACCCTGCCGGCCGGGCGGCCGGAGCTGGCCGGAACGTCGGTCGAAATACCCGGTGGCCCTTTCGTTCTCGGCGTCGACGCGGTCGACGAGCCGTTTTCGCTCGACAACGAACGACCGGCCCATGTGGTCGACGTGCCGACGTTTCGGATCGGGCGGGTACCGGTCACCAACGGTGAGTGGCGGCAGTTCATCGACGACGGCGGCTACGCACAGCCTCGGTGGTGGTCGGCGCGCGGTTGGGAGCACCGCATCGCAGCGGAACTGACCGCGCCGCAGTTCTGGAGCCGCGACGGGCAGACCCGCACCCGGTTCGGCGTCGTCGAGGACATCCCGGCCGACGAGCCGGTCCAACACGTCAGCTACTTCGAGGCTGAGGCGTACGCGTCGTGGGCCGGGGCGCGGCTGCCCACCGAACGCGAATGGGAGAAGGCGTGCGCCTGGGATCCGCAGGCGGGTGCGCGGCGGCGCTATCCATGGGGGGCCGACGAGCCGTCACCGGCGCGAGCCAACCTCGGCGGCGGCGCATTGCGCCCGGCGCCGGTCGGCGCGTATCCGGCCGGCGCATCGGCCTACGGCGTCGAGCAGATGCTCGGCGACGTCTGGGAGTGGACCAGCTCTCAGCTGGAGCCATGGCCGGGGTTCACCCCGATGATCTACCGACGCTATTCGGAGCCGTTCTTCGGTGAGGATTACCGGGTACTGCGAGGGGGCGCGTGGGCCGTGGAGTCGGGCATCGTGCGGCCCAGCTTCCGCAACTGGGACCACCCCTACCGGCGGCAGATCTTCTCCGGCGTCCGCCTTGCGTGGTCGGACGACGCCGATCCAGAGGATGGCCGCTGA
- a CDS encoding aspartate kinase, translated as MALVVQKYGGSSVADADRIRRVAERIVETKKQGNDVVVVVSAMGDTTDNLLDLAQQVCPAPPARELDMLLTAGERISNALVAMAIESLGAQARSFTGSQAGVITTGAHGKAKIIDVTPTRLQAALDEGRIVLVAGFQGVSQDTRDVTTLGRGGSDTTAVALAAALHADVCEIYTDVDGIFSADPRIVSNARRLDTVTFEEMLEMAACGAKVLMLRCVEYARRYNIPVHVRSSYSDKPGTIVTGSIEDIPMEEPILTGVAHDRSEAKVTVTGIPDYPGYAAKIFRAVADADVNIDMVLQNVSKIENGKTDITFTCPRDAGPAAVEKLDSLKTEIGFSQVLYDDHIGKVSLIGAGMRSHPGVTATFCEALAQVGVNIDLISTSEIRISVLCRDTELDKAVVALHEAFGLGGAEEATVYAGTGR; from the coding sequence GTGGCGCTCGTCGTGCAGAAATACGGCGGATCGTCGGTGGCCGACGCCGACCGGATTCGTCGTGTCGCGGAACGCATCGTCGAGACCAAGAAGCAGGGCAACGACGTCGTCGTGGTGGTTTCCGCGATGGGCGACACCACCGACAACCTGCTCGACCTGGCCCAACAGGTGTGCCCGGCACCGCCGGCCCGCGAGCTGGACATGCTGCTGACCGCCGGCGAGCGGATCTCCAACGCCCTGGTCGCGATGGCCATCGAGTCACTGGGCGCGCAGGCCCGGTCGTTCACCGGATCGCAGGCCGGCGTGATCACCACTGGCGCCCACGGTAAGGCCAAGATCATCGACGTCACCCCGACGCGGCTGCAGGCCGCCCTCGACGAGGGACGGATCGTGCTCGTCGCCGGGTTCCAGGGGGTCAGCCAGGACACCCGCGACGTCACCACCCTGGGCCGCGGCGGATCGGACACCACCGCGGTCGCGCTGGCCGCGGCGCTGCACGCCGACGTCTGCGAGATCTACACCGACGTCGACGGCATCTTCAGCGCCGACCCGCGGATCGTCTCGAACGCCCGCAGGTTGGACACCGTCACGTTCGAGGAAATGCTCGAGATGGCCGCGTGCGGGGCGAAGGTGCTGATGCTCCGCTGCGTGGAGTACGCCCGCCGCTACAACATCCCGGTGCATGTGCGCTCGTCGTACTCGGACAAGCCCGGCACCATCGTCACCGGATCGATCGAGGACATACCCATGGAAGAACCCATCCTGACCGGCGTCGCCCACGACCGCAGCGAGGCCAAGGTCACCGTGACCGGCATCCCCGACTACCCGGGCTATGCCGCGAAGATCTTCCGCGCCGTCGCCGACGCCGACGTCAACATCGACATGGTGCTGCAGAACGTCTCCAAGATCGAGAACGGCAAGACCGACATCACCTTCACCTGCCCCCGCGACGCCGGGCCGGCCGCGGTCGAGAAACTGGATTCGCTGAAGACCGAAATCGGTTTCAGCCAAGTGCTTTACGACGATCACATCGGCAAGGTGTCGTTGATCGGCGCCGGCATGCGCAGCCACCCCGGCGTCACCGCCACCTTCTGCGAGGCGCTGGCACAGGTCGGTGTGAACATCGACCTGATCTCCACCTCCGAGATCCGGATCTCCGTGCTCTGCCGCGACACCGAACTAGACAAGGCCGTTGTTGCGTTACACGAAGCATTCGGTCTCGGCGGCGCCGAGGAAGCCACGGTGTATGCGGGGACAGGACGTTGA
- the egtC gene encoding ergothioneine biosynthesis protein EgtC — translation MCRHLGWLGREASVSSLVLDPPQGLRVQSYAPRRQKHGLMNADGWGVGFFDDTTPRRWRSAAPLWGDVSFDSIAPALRSHCVVAAVRSATVGMPIEASATAPFTDGRWLLSHNGVVDRDVLPLSAAAESTCDSAVLAALIFAHGLDALGHTIVEVGAADPNARLNILAANGSRLLATTWGDTLSILRRDDGVVLASEPYDDQPGWEDLPDRHLIEVTAERVTMTALNPTKG, via the coding sequence ATGTGCCGTCACCTCGGCTGGCTGGGCCGCGAAGCATCGGTCTCCTCGTTGGTACTCGACCCACCCCAGGGCCTTCGGGTGCAGTCCTACGCGCCGCGCCGGCAAAAACACGGGCTGATGAACGCCGACGGTTGGGGCGTCGGCTTTTTCGACGACACGACGCCGCGGCGCTGGCGCAGCGCCGCCCCGCTCTGGGGAGATGTGTCCTTCGATTCGATCGCACCGGCGCTGCGCAGTCACTGCGTTGTCGCCGCGGTGCGTTCGGCTACCGTCGGGATGCCGATCGAAGCCAGCGCGACCGCGCCGTTCACCGACGGGCGGTGGCTGCTGTCGCACAACGGCGTTGTCGACCGCGATGTGCTGCCGCTCAGTGCAGCGGCCGAATCCACTTGCGACAGCGCGGTTCTCGCTGCATTAATCTTCGCTCACGGCCTCGACGCGCTGGGGCATACGATCGTCGAGGTGGGTGCCGCGGATCCGAACGCGCGACTGAACATTTTGGCGGCCAACGGTTCTCGTCTGTTGGCCACCACGTGGGGCGATACCTTGTCGATTCTGCGTCGAGACGACGGCGTGGTGCTGGCCAGCGAACCGTACGACGACCAGCCCGGCTGGGAAGATCTGCCCGATCGCCACCTCATCGAGGTCACCGCCGAACGGGTGACCATGACCGCGCTGAATCCAACGAAGGGATAG